One Plasmodium sp. gorilla clade G2 genome assembly, chromosome: 12 genomic window carries:
- a CDS encoding nucleolar rRNA processing protein, putative yields MSNFKNIIPKRTYLERGQAKHRLHLGELEKKVDYGKRREIYKKKKKIENVLKEKIMTKNPDEFHTGMIHSRVTEDNVLVREEKVLKKEVQLKNKRQELKEQTNDLYNKLKKINKRLTNYQMNIPLRYVFNNSHELYNENEIYTLKAENKKLKKRGELIQKKYNGLINMKKNLLDQIRKLDNKYITTYHKVDGYNIVTDKGKTPYRLYQPRLK; encoded by the coding sequence atgtcgaatttcaaaaatataattcctAAGAGAACTTACCTCGAGAGAGGTCAAGCCAAGCATCGACTACATTTAGGAGAACTTGAAAAGAAAGTAGATTATGGAAAAAGaagagaaatatataaaaagaaaaaaaaaattgaaaatgtCTTGAAGGAAAAAATTATGACCAAAAACCCCGATGAGTTTCATACAGGAATGATTCATTCAAGGGTTACAGAAGATAATGTGTTAGTTCGAGAAGAGaaagttttaaaaaaagaagtacaattaaaaaataaaagacaaGAATTAAAAGAACAAACAAATGatctttataataaattaaaaaaaataaataaaagactTACAAATTATCAAATGAATATACCACTTAGGtatgtttttaataattctcatgaattatataatgaaaatgaaatttatacattaaaagcagaaaataaaaaattgaaaaaaagaGGAGAacttattcaaaaaaaatataatggtttaatcaatatgaaaaaaaatttattagaCCAAATAAGAAAACTTGACAATAAGTATATAACTACATATCACAAAGTTGATGGATATAATATTGTAACAGATAAAGGCAAAACACCTTATAGATTGTATCAACCCCGTTTAAAATGA